Proteins encoded together in one Yersinia mollaretii ATCC 43969 window:
- the rluA gene encoding bifunctional tRNA pseudouridine(32) synthase/23S rRNA pseudouridine(746) synthase RluA — MHILYQDEHIMVVNKPSGLLSVPGRAPENKDSIMTRIQADYPTAESVHRLDMATSGVIIVALTKAAERELKRQFREREPKKSYIARVWGHLTQDEGLIDLPLICDWPNRPKQKVCYETGKSAQTEYHVLSRDADGSTRVKLSPITGRSHQLRVHMLAMGHPILGDGFYAHPEAKAMASRLQLHAQELCITHPEFGTVMHFKCEAEF, encoded by the coding sequence CTGCATATCTTGTATCAAGATGAGCACATCATGGTGGTGAACAAACCCAGCGGATTACTTTCCGTGCCCGGCCGCGCACCCGAGAACAAAGACAGCATCATGACCCGTATTCAGGCCGATTATCCGACAGCGGAATCTGTTCATCGTCTGGATATGGCAACCAGCGGCGTGATTATTGTGGCGTTGACTAAAGCCGCTGAGCGCGAACTGAAGCGCCAGTTTCGTGAACGCGAGCCGAAAAAGTCGTATATCGCGCGAGTATGGGGCCATCTGACGCAAGATGAGGGCTTGATTGACTTGCCTTTAATCTGCGACTGGCCGAATCGGCCAAAACAGAAAGTCTGCTATGAAACGGGAAAGTCAGCACAAACGGAATATCACGTGCTTTCACGGGATGCGGATGGCAGCACGCGAGTGAAGTTGTCACCCATCACGGGGCGCTCGCATCAGTTGCGCGTTCACATGCTGGCGATGGGCCATCCGATCCTCGGTGATGGTTTTTACGCCCATCCTGAAGCCAAAGCGATGGCATCTCGGTTGCAGCTACATGCGCAAGAATTATGTATCACTCACCCAGAGTTTGGGACAGTGATGCATTTTAAATGTGAGGCAGAGTTTTGA
- the rapA gene encoding RNA polymerase-associated protein RapA has translation MPFTLGQRWISDTESELGLGTVVAIDVRMITLLFPATGENRLYARNDSPITRVMFNPGDTITHHEGWQLKVEDVTHENGLITYIGTRLDTEESGVSMREVLLDSKLTFSKPQDRLFAGQIDRMDRFALRFRARKYQSEQFRLPWSGLRGVRASLIPHQLHIAYEVGQRHAPRVLLADEVGLGKTIEAGMIINQQLLAGRAERVLIVVPESLQHQWLVEMLRRFNLRFSLFDDSRYSEALLDSTNPFETEQMVICSLDFVRRNKQRLEQLADASWDLLVVDEAHHLAWSEEAPSREYQVIEQLAEHIPGVLLLTATPEQLGQQSHFARLRLLDPDRFHDYEEFINEQQKYRPIADAVTLLLGGERLADDKLNLLGELIAEQDIEPLLKAANSQSEDSEAARKELVTMLMDRHGTSRILFRNTRNGVKGFPHRVLHQIKLPLPTQYQTAIKVSSIMGAKKTLEARAKDMLYPEQIYQEFEGENATWWNFDPRVEWLLNYLVANRGEKVLVICAHAATALQLEQVLREREAIRAAVFHEGLSLIERDRAAAYFASEEDGAQVLLCSEIGSEGRNFQFACQLVMFDLPFNPDLLEQRIGRLDRIGQNREIQIMVPYLENTAQAVLVRWYHEGLDAFEHTCPTGRTIYDTGYQTLIGYLATPNEQEGLDEFIHTCRQQHEELKLQLEQGRDRLLEMHSNGGEHGQELAQIISDQDNDVNLVSFALNLFDIVGINQEDRSDNLIVLTPSDHMLVPDFPGLPQDGCTVTFDREQALSREDAQFVSWEHPIIRNGLDLILSGDTGSCAVSLLKNKALPVGTLLAELVYVVEAQAPKHLQLTRFLPPTPVRMLMDRNGTNLAAQVEFETFNRQLNAVNRHTSSKLVNAVQQEVHTMLQQAEALVAEQAQLLIDAAKHEADDKLSAELARLEALKAVNPNIRDDELEALEHNRKLVLESLNQAGWRLDAIRLVVVTHQ, from the coding sequence ATGCCTTTTACACTTGGTCAACGCTGGATCAGCGACACAGAAAGCGAACTTGGATTGGGTACTGTCGTGGCCATCGACGTACGCATGATTACCTTACTGTTCCCCGCAACCGGTGAAAACCGCCTTTACGCCAGAAATGACTCGCCCATTACCCGCGTCATGTTCAATCCGGGCGATACCATCACTCACCACGAAGGCTGGCAGCTAAAAGTGGAAGATGTGACGCACGAAAACGGGCTGATTACCTATATCGGCACCCGTCTGGATACCGAAGAGAGTGGCGTCTCAATGCGCGAAGTGTTGCTCGATAGCAAACTGACTTTTAGCAAACCACAGGATCGCTTATTTGCCGGCCAAATCGATCGCATGGATCGTTTTGCCCTGCGTTTTCGCGCCCGTAAATATCAAAGTGAGCAGTTCCGCCTCCCATGGAGCGGCCTACGTGGCGTCCGTGCCAGCCTGATCCCACACCAACTACATATCGCTTATGAAGTGGGACAGCGCCATGCACCGCGCGTATTACTGGCCGATGAAGTGGGCTTGGGTAAAACCATCGAAGCGGGGATGATTATCAACCAGCAACTACTGGCTGGCCGTGCTGAACGCGTGCTGATTGTGGTGCCAGAGAGCCTGCAACATCAGTGGTTAGTTGAGATGTTGCGCCGCTTCAATCTGCGCTTCTCCCTGTTTGATGACAGCCGCTATTCCGAAGCCCTGCTCGACAGCACCAACCCATTTGAAACCGAACAGATGGTGATCTGTTCACTGGACTTTGTGCGCCGCAATAAGCAGCGTTTAGAGCAGTTGGCAGATGCCTCATGGGATCTGCTGGTGGTCGATGAAGCACACCATCTGGCGTGGAGCGAAGAAGCGCCAAGCCGCGAATATCAAGTGATTGAGCAGTTGGCTGAACACATTCCCGGCGTACTGTTGTTGACCGCAACACCGGAGCAATTGGGCCAGCAGAGCCACTTTGCCCGCTTGCGTTTGCTCGATCCTGACCGCTTCCATGACTACGAAGAGTTCATCAATGAGCAGCAGAAATATCGCCCGATCGCGGATGCCGTGACACTGCTGTTGGGTGGCGAGCGCTTAGCTGACGATAAGCTAAATCTGCTGGGTGAACTCATTGCTGAACAAGATATTGAGCCGCTGCTGAAAGCCGCCAATAGTCAAAGTGAAGATAGCGAAGCAGCCCGCAAAGAGCTGGTGACCATGCTGATGGATAGACACGGCACCAGCCGCATCTTGTTCCGCAACACCCGTAATGGGGTGAAAGGCTTCCCGCACCGCGTATTGCATCAGATTAAGTTGCCGCTGCCGACGCAGTACCAAACGGCGATTAAAGTGTCGAGCATCATGGGAGCCAAGAAAACACTGGAAGCGCGCGCCAAAGATATGCTCTATCCAGAGCAAATCTATCAGGAATTTGAAGGCGAAAATGCCACTTGGTGGAATTTCGACCCTCGGGTTGAGTGGCTGCTTAACTATCTGGTGGCTAATCGTGGCGAGAAAGTGCTGGTGATCTGCGCGCATGCCGCCACCGCATTGCAGCTTGAACAAGTATTACGTGAGCGCGAAGCCATTCGTGCCGCCGTGTTCCATGAAGGTTTATCGCTGATTGAGCGCGACCGTGCTGCCGCCTATTTTGCCTCTGAAGAAGATGGCGCACAGGTGTTATTGTGCTCTGAAATTGGCTCGGAAGGGCGTAACTTCCAGTTCGCCTGCCAGTTGGTGATGTTTGACCTGCCCTTCAACCCAGATTTGCTAGAACAGCGTATTGGTCGATTGGACCGTATTGGCCAGAACCGTGAAATCCAAATCATGGTGCCCTATCTGGAAAATACCGCTCAAGCCGTGCTGGTTCGTTGGTATCACGAAGGTTTGGATGCTTTCGAGCACACCTGCCCGACAGGCCGCACCATCTATGACACCGGTTATCAAACCCTGATTGGCTATTTGGCTACACCAAACGAGCAGGAGGGGTTGGATGAGTTTATCCACACTTGCCGCCAGCAGCATGAAGAGCTGAAACTTCAGTTGGAGCAAGGCCGTGACCGCCTGCTAGAGATGCACTCCAATGGCGGCGAACATGGGCAGGAGTTGGCACAGATCATTTCTGATCAAGATAATGACGTCAATTTGGTCAGTTTCGCCCTTAATTTGTTCGATATTGTCGGCATCAATCAAGAAGATCGCAGCGATAATCTGATTGTACTGACGCCATCTGACCACATGCTGGTGCCAGACTTCCCTGGGCTGCCGCAAGATGGCTGCACCGTCACCTTTGATCGCGAACAGGCACTCTCGCGGGAAGATGCCCAATTTGTCAGTTGGGAACATCCGATCATCCGCAATGGTCTGGATCTTATTCTGTCTGGCGACACCGGTAGCTGTGCCGTTTCTTTGTTGAAAAACAAAGCATTGCCTGTTGGCACTTTGTTGGCTGAACTGGTTTATGTGGTCGAGGCGCAAGCGCCAAAACACCTGCAACTGACTCGCTTCTTACCGCCGACCCCAGTGCGAATGCTGATGGACCGTAACGGCACCAATTTGGCTGCACAGGTTGAATTCGAAACCTTCAACCGTCAGTTAAATGCGGTCAACCGTCACACCTCCAGCAAACTGGTCAATGCCGTACAGCAAGAGGTTCACACCATGTTGCAGCAGGCAGAGGCGCTGGTTGCAGAGCAAGCGCAGCTATTGATCGATGCCGCCAAGCACGAAGCTGATGATAAGTTAAGTGCTGAGCTAGCTCGTCTGGAAGCCCTGAAAGCGGTTAACCCCAATATTCGTGATGACGAACTGGAAGCACTGGAGCATAACCGTAAATTGGTACTGGAGAGTCTGAATCAAGCGGGCTGGCGTTTAGACGCTATTCGCTTGGTGGTCGTCACGCACCAGTAA
- a CDS encoding DNA polymerase II, whose amino-acid sequence MGQTRQGFLLTRHWRDTQAGTEVEFWLATDEGPQHVRLPPQPSVAFIPAEQRQRAETLLCDERRWQLRPLELTDFHQRPVLGLYCTQHRQLIRLEKLLREGGVNVYEGDIRPPERFLMERFITAPVWFSGEDNGNGPLLNTQMKPAEEYRPTLKLLSLDIETSEHGELYCIGLEGCGQRQVYMLGPPNGDDAGSGNSAGSGNSAGSGNSAKSAALDFNLEYVASRPLLLEKLNQWLERYDPDAIIGWNLVQFDLRVLQKHADRYQIPLRFGRGGNLLEWREHGFKQGHFFASAAGRLIIDGIEALKSATWNFPSFSLESVSQTLLGEGKASDNPYQRMDEINHRFANDKPALARYNLKDCELVTRIFAKTELLSFLLERSTVTGLAADRSGGSVAAFTHLYLPRMHRIGYVAPNLGELPEEHSPGGFVMDSRPGLYDSVLVLDYKSLYPSIIRTFLIDPVGLVAGMQQPDDEHSVPGFRGAWFSREKHCLPAIVNQIWQGREAAKRQQNKPLSQALKIIMNAFYGVLGSSGCRFFDPRLASSITLRGHEIMRQTRELIEAQGYQVIYGDTDSTFVWLKNAHSEAQASRIGKELVQHVNQWWQNHIRETFNLPCALELEFETHYRRFLMPTIRGAEQGSKKRYAGLISTPTGDQMVYKGLETVRTDWTPLAQQFQRELYLRIFQQQPYQDYVRDYVARTLNGELDEQLIYRKRLRRRLEEYQRNVPPHVRAARLADEFNRQQGRPLQYQNGGWISYVITTAGPEPLETRQSPIDYDHYLTRQLQPVADAILPFMHDDFTTLITGQMGLF is encoded by the coding sequence GTGGGGCAAACCCGTCAGGGCTTCCTGCTCACCCGCCACTGGCGTGACACGCAGGCAGGCACCGAAGTTGAATTCTGGTTAGCCACCGATGAAGGGCCGCAACATGTCAGGCTGCCGCCTCAGCCATCGGTCGCCTTTATCCCGGCCGAACAGCGGCAACGGGCTGAAACCCTGCTGTGCGATGAGCGCCGCTGGCAACTCCGCCCCCTTGAGCTGACCGATTTCCATCAGCGCCCAGTACTGGGGCTGTACTGCACACAGCATCGCCAATTAATCCGCCTAGAGAAACTGCTCAGAGAAGGTGGCGTGAATGTGTATGAAGGTGACATTCGCCCGCCAGAACGTTTTCTGATGGAGCGCTTTATTACCGCGCCAGTCTGGTTCAGCGGTGAGGACAACGGCAACGGCCCGCTGCTCAATACCCAAATGAAACCGGCGGAGGAGTATCGGCCCACACTCAAACTGCTGTCGCTGGATATCGAAACCAGCGAACACGGCGAACTTTATTGCATTGGGTTAGAAGGCTGTGGTCAGCGGCAGGTTTACATGCTCGGGCCGCCCAATGGTGATGATGCTGGTAGTGGTAATAGTGCTGGTAGTGGTAATAGTGCTGGTAGTGGTAATAGTGCTAAAAGCGCCGCACTGGATTTCAATCTGGAGTATGTCGCCAGCCGCCCGCTGTTGCTGGAAAAGCTGAATCAATGGCTGGAGCGGTATGATCCTGATGCCATTATCGGCTGGAATCTGGTGCAGTTTGATCTGCGCGTGCTGCAAAAACACGCGGATCGCTATCAGATTCCGCTGCGCTTTGGCCGTGGCGGTAACCTGCTGGAGTGGCGTGAGCACGGTTTCAAGCAGGGGCACTTCTTTGCATCAGCGGCCGGGCGGCTGATTATCGATGGCATCGAAGCGCTAAAATCTGCCACGTGGAACTTCCCCTCTTTCAGTCTGGAATCTGTCTCGCAAACCCTGCTGGGCGAAGGTAAAGCCAGTGATAATCCCTATCAACGCATGGATGAGATCAATCATCGCTTCGCCAATGATAAGCCAGCACTGGCCCGCTATAACCTAAAAGATTGTGAGTTGGTGACGCGGATTTTTGCCAAAACCGAGTTGCTGAGCTTCTTGCTTGAGCGCTCGACTGTCACTGGGCTGGCGGCGGATCGCAGTGGTGGCTCAGTAGCCGCCTTTACCCACCTTTATCTGCCACGAATGCACCGAATCGGCTATGTCGCGCCCAATTTAGGCGAGCTACCGGAAGAGCACAGCCCCGGCGGCTTTGTAATGGACTCCCGGCCCGGCCTGTATGATTCAGTGCTGGTGCTCGATTACAAAAGCCTCTACCCCTCGATTATCCGCACTTTTCTCATTGATCCGGTCGGCTTAGTCGCGGGTATGCAGCAGCCAGATGATGAGCACTCGGTGCCGGGTTTTCGCGGGGCTTGGTTCTCCCGCGAGAAACACTGCCTGCCGGCGATCGTCAACCAAATTTGGCAGGGAAGAGAAGCGGCGAAACGTCAACAAAACAAGCCGTTATCGCAAGCCCTGAAGATCATTATGAACGCCTTTTATGGCGTGCTTGGCTCCAGCGGCTGCCGCTTTTTCGATCCCAGGTTGGCGTCGTCGATCACCCTCCGTGGCCATGAGATCATGCGCCAAACCCGCGAATTGATTGAAGCACAGGGCTATCAGGTGATTTATGGCGATACCGACTCCACCTTTGTCTGGCTGAAAAATGCCCACAGCGAAGCGCAGGCATCGCGCATCGGCAAAGAGCTGGTTCAGCACGTCAATCAATGGTGGCAAAACCATATACGGGAAACCTTTAATTTGCCCTGCGCACTGGAGCTGGAGTTTGAAACCCACTATCGGCGCTTTTTGATGCCCACCATCCGTGGCGCGGAGCAAGGCAGTAAAAAGCGCTATGCCGGGCTGATATCCACCCCCACTGGCGACCAGATGGTCTACAAGGGGCTAGAGACGGTTCGCACCGATTGGACCCCGCTGGCGCAGCAATTCCAGCGCGAGTTATATCTGCGAATTTTCCAGCAGCAGCCCTATCAGGACTATGTGCGCGATTACGTGGCGCGCACCCTGAATGGCGAGCTGGATGAGCAGTTGATCTACCGCAAGCGCCTGCGTCGGCGGCTCGAGGAGTATCAGCGCAATGTGCCGCCCCACGTCAGAGCTGCACGTCTGGCAGATGAATTTAACCGCCAGCAGGGCCGCCCGCTGCAATATCAAAATGGCGGCTGGATAAGCTATGTCATCACCACCGCTGGCCCTGAGCCACTGGAAACCCGCCAATCTCCTATCGATTACGATCACTACCTCACCCGCCAACTACAACCGGTGGCTGACGCTATACTTCCTTTTATGCACGATGACTTCACTACACTGATAACCGGTCAGATGGGGCTATTTTAA
- a CDS encoding DedA family protein gives MEAYLLHLLTQSLAFALFVVMLVTFLESLALVGMLLPGTIMMTTVGALIGSGEMDFYWAWAAATVGCLTGDWLSYFIGRRFKEPLHRWSFLKKHKSMLAKTEHALHNHSMATVLLGRFIGPARPIVPMVAGMLNLPPAKFALPNVIGCLTWPPVYFFPGILAGVAIDIPPSANSFMFKCLLVAVVLLIWLACWLSWRWWRFGKRSPDRLSKWLPLARLRWVTVLAIALAIASFVWLHMQPIMPVYRHLLWKVLGG, from the coding sequence ATGGAAGCCTATTTACTGCATTTACTGACACAATCTCTGGCTTTCGCGCTATTTGTCGTCATGCTCGTCACTTTTCTTGAATCTTTAGCGCTGGTGGGGATGCTACTGCCCGGCACGATCATGATGACCACCGTGGGGGCACTGATTGGCAGTGGGGAGATGGATTTTTATTGGGCTTGGGCTGCCGCCACTGTCGGTTGCCTGACCGGCGATTGGCTCTCCTACTTTATTGGCCGCCGCTTCAAAGAGCCGCTGCACCGCTGGTCTTTCCTGAAAAAACATAAATCGATGCTGGCGAAAACCGAACACGCGCTACACAACCACAGCATGGCGACGGTACTGCTGGGGCGCTTTATCGGCCCGGCGCGGCCTATTGTGCCGATGGTGGCGGGGATGCTGAATCTGCCGCCAGCAAAATTCGCGCTACCGAATGTGATTGGTTGCCTCACTTGGCCGCCAGTCTATTTCTTCCCCGGCATTCTGGCCGGTGTTGCCATTGATATCCCGCCGAGCGCCAACAGCTTTATGTTTAAGTGCCTGTTAGTGGCTGTGGTGCTGCTGATTTGGCTGGCGTGCTGGTTATCATGGCGCTGGTGGCGTTTTGGTAAACGCAGCCCCGATCGCCTGAGCAAGTGGCTGCCTCTTGCCCGACTGCGCTGGGTGACCGTGCTGGCCATTGCGCTGGCGATCGCCAGTTTTGTCTGGTTGCATATGCAGCCGATTATGCCGGTGTATCGCCATTTGCTGTGGAAGGTGCTGGGTGGCTAA
- the thiQ gene encoding thiamine ABC transporter ATP-binding protein ThiQ produces MLKLEKITYLYEHLPMRFDLCIQPGERVAILGPSGAGKSTLLSLIAGFLAPASGRMLLNSQDHTTTAPAQRPVSMLFQENNLFSHLTVEQNIGLGLHPGLKLNQQQKQLLSQIAQQVGLEACLDRLPAQLSGGQRQRAALARCLVRSQPILLLDEPFSALDPALRNEMLQLVDQVCRQRQLTLLMVSHNLDDAARIADRTLLVVDGRIYYDGPTQALVSGSAPEASVLGISHPAPSTANGDTPA; encoded by the coding sequence ATGTTAAAACTTGAGAAAATCACCTATCTCTACGAGCACTTACCGATGCGCTTTGATTTATGCATTCAGCCCGGTGAGCGGGTGGCGATCCTTGGCCCCAGTGGCGCAGGTAAAAGCACCCTGCTGAGCCTGATTGCCGGTTTCTTAGCGCCCGCCAGTGGTCGCATGTTACTGAATAGTCAGGATCACACCACCACCGCACCCGCCCAACGGCCAGTCTCGATGCTGTTTCAGGAGAATAATCTGTTCTCGCACCTCACGGTGGAGCAGAACATTGGGCTGGGGCTGCATCCGGGGCTGAAACTCAATCAACAGCAGAAGCAGTTATTGAGCCAGATCGCCCAGCAGGTGGGACTGGAGGCGTGTCTCGACCGCCTGCCAGCGCAACTCTCCGGTGGTCAACGTCAACGGGCCGCCCTCGCGCGCTGTCTGGTACGCAGCCAGCCCATTCTGCTGCTGGATGAGCCATTTTCTGCGCTGGATCCCGCATTGCGCAATGAAATGCTGCAACTGGTCGATCAGGTATGCCGCCAGCGTCAACTGACACTGCTGATGGTGTCCCACAATTTGGATGATGCCGCGCGCATCGCCGACCGCACTTTGTTAGTGGTCGATGGCCGCATTTACTACGACGGCCCGACGCAGGCACTGGTCAGCGGCAGTGCACCCGAAGCCAGTGTGCTGGGGATTAGCCACCCAGCACCTTCCACAGCAAATGGCGATACACCGGCATAA
- the thiP gene encoding thiamine/thiamine pyrophosphate ABC transporter permease ThiP, which produces MAIRRQPLIPPWLWPGLLAAALIVGVALLAFTAIWRHAPAADWQNIWHDSYLWHVIRFTFWQAFLSALLSVIPAIFLARALYRRRFPGRQLMLRLCAMTLVLPVLVALFGILTVYGRQGWLAGLFGWLGVDYRFSPYGLQGILLAHIFFNMPLATRLLLQSLEGIAVEQRQLAAQLGMSGWQHFRWVEWPYLRRQILPTAALIFILCFASFATVLSLGGGPQATTIELAIYQALSYDYDLGRAALLALIQLGCCLGLVVLSQRLNSVLAVGNTHGQQWRSQQDSFWSRISDTLLIGAALLLMVPPLLAVVIDGSNQTIVTVLQQPALWQAFFTSLTIAIGAGLLCVILTMMLLWSSRELKLRQQMAYGQALEVSGMVILAMPGIVLATGFFLLLNDTLGLPQSPYALVILTNALMAVPYALKVLDNPMRDLAERYTPLCLSLDIRGWHRLRHIELSALKRPLAQALAFASVLSIGDFGVVALFGNEHFRTLPFYLYQQIGSYRSNDGAVTALLLLLLCFLLFTLIERLPSRHVKT; this is translated from the coding sequence ATGGCAATCCGCCGTCAGCCACTGATCCCGCCATGGTTATGGCCGGGGCTGCTCGCCGCTGCACTGATCGTCGGTGTCGCCTTATTGGCGTTCACCGCCATCTGGCGACATGCGCCTGCGGCAGACTGGCAAAACATTTGGCACGATAGCTATCTGTGGCATGTGATTCGCTTTACCTTCTGGCAGGCGTTTCTCTCGGCGCTGCTGTCGGTGATACCCGCTATTTTTCTGGCGCGCGCCCTGTACCGCCGCCGCTTTCCCGGTCGCCAACTGATGCTACGCTTATGTGCCATGACACTGGTGCTGCCAGTGTTGGTGGCCCTGTTCGGCATCCTGACGGTCTATGGCCGCCAAGGTTGGTTGGCGGGGCTGTTTGGCTGGCTCGGCGTGGATTACCGCTTCTCGCCCTATGGTTTGCAAGGCATTTTGCTGGCGCATATTTTCTTTAATATGCCGCTGGCAACCCGCCTGTTGTTGCAATCACTGGAGGGCATCGCCGTGGAGCAACGCCAGCTCGCCGCACAGTTGGGCATGAGTGGCTGGCAGCATTTTCGTTGGGTCGAGTGGCCCTACCTGCGCCGCCAAATTCTGCCCACTGCCGCACTGATTTTTATACTCTGTTTTGCCAGCTTCGCCACCGTGCTGTCACTGGGCGGAGGGCCACAAGCCACCACCATTGAGCTGGCGATTTATCAAGCGCTGAGCTACGACTATGATCTGGGCCGCGCCGCATTACTGGCGCTGATCCAACTGGGCTGCTGCCTTGGCTTGGTGGTGCTGAGCCAACGGCTAAATTCGGTTCTGGCGGTGGGCAATACCCACGGGCAGCAGTGGCGCAGCCAGCAAGACAGCTTTTGGTCGCGCATCAGCGATACACTGCTAATTGGTGCGGCTTTGTTATTGATGGTTCCCCCGTTGCTCGCCGTTGTCATTGATGGCAGCAATCAAACGATAGTGACCGTGTTGCAGCAACCGGCACTGTGGCAAGCCTTTTTCACCTCATTGACCATCGCCATTGGGGCCGGATTGCTCTGTGTGATCCTGACCATGATGCTGCTGTGGAGCAGCCGTGAGCTGAAACTGCGTCAGCAAATGGCTTACGGGCAGGCGCTGGAAGTGAGCGGCATGGTGATTCTGGCGATGCCGGGTATCGTGCTGGCGACGGGCTTCTTCTTGCTGCTCAATGACACATTGGGCTTGCCGCAATCCCCTTACGCGCTGGTGATCCTGACCAATGCACTGATGGCGGTGCCCTATGCCTTGAAAGTGCTGGATAACCCAATGCGCGATCTGGCGGAGCGCTATACGCCGCTCTGTTTATCACTGGATATTCGCGGCTGGCACCGATTGCGCCATATTGAACTCAGCGCCCTGAAGCGCCCGCTAGCGCAAGCGCTGGCCTTTGCCAGTGTGCTCTCCATCGGCGATTTTGGTGTGGTGGCGCTATTTGGAAATGAGCATTTCCGCACCTTGCCATTTTATCTCTATCAGCAGATAGGCTCTTACCGCAGTAATGATGGCGCAGTGACCGCCTTGCTCCTGCTGTTGCTCTGCTTCCTGCTGTTTACTCTGATTGAACGACTGCCGAGCCGCCATGTTAAAACTTGA
- the thiB gene encoding thiamine ABC transporter substrate binding subunit — protein MFKRMIPCLFLLSAAAVAADKPTLTVYTYDSFAAEWGPGPAIKKAFEAECDCQLKFVALEDGVSLLNRLRMEGKNSQADVILGLDNNLVQAAEQTGLFAPSQVDTRALTLPEPWQNKTFVPYDYGYFAFVYDKNKLKNPPKSLEELVSSKAPWRVIYQDPRTSTPGLGLMLWMQKVYGDKAPQAWQALAKKTVTVTKGWSEAYGLFLKGEGDLVLSYTTSPAYHLIEEKKSNYAAADFSEGHYLQVEVAGQLASSKQPELAQRFMQFIVTPAFQNHIPTGNWMYPVIKMDLPAGFDTLNVPQKALQFDAKEVADNRGKWIQAWQSAVSH, from the coding sequence GTGTTTAAACGCATGATTCCCTGTCTGTTTTTACTGTCTGCGGCCGCTGTTGCTGCCGATAAACCCACCCTCACGGTCTACACCTATGATTCCTTTGCTGCCGAATGGGGGCCGGGGCCAGCTATCAAAAAAGCCTTCGAAGCCGAGTGCGATTGCCAGCTTAAATTTGTGGCACTGGAAGATGGTGTTTCACTGCTGAATCGCCTGCGGATGGAGGGGAAAAACAGTCAGGCCGATGTGATTTTAGGCTTAGATAACAATCTGGTGCAGGCGGCGGAGCAAACCGGCCTGTTCGCGCCAAGTCAGGTGGATACCCGCGCACTGACACTGCCTGAGCCGTGGCAGAACAAAACCTTTGTCCCTTACGACTATGGCTACTTTGCTTTTGTGTATGACAAAAACAAACTGAAAAACCCGCCAAAAAGCTTGGAAGAGTTAGTCAGCAGCAAAGCGCCGTGGCGGGTGATTTATCAAGATCCCCGTACCAGCACGCCGGGCCTCGGCTTAATGCTGTGGATGCAAAAAGTGTATGGCGATAAAGCCCCGCAGGCGTGGCAAGCGCTGGCGAAGAAAACCGTCACCGTCACCAAAGGCTGGAGCGAAGCATACGGCCTGTTCCTGAAAGGCGAAGGGGATCTGGTGCTGAGCTACACCACCTCTCCGGCTTACCATCTGATTGAAGAGAAGAAAAGCAACTATGCCGCTGCCGATTTCAGCGAAGGCCACTACCTACAAGTGGAAGTCGCGGGCCAATTGGCCTCTAGCAAACAGCCGGAGCTGGCACAGCGCTTTATGCAATTTATCGTGACCCCCGCTTTCCAAAATCATATTCCCACTGGCAACTGGATGTATCCGGTAATCAAAATGGACCTTCCGGCGGGGTTTGACACCCTCAACGTGCCGCAAAAAGCATTGCAGTTTGATGCCAAAGAGGTAGCCGATAACCGTGGCAAATGGATTCAAGCATGGCAATCCGCCGTCAGCCACTGA